A section of the Caldilineales bacterium genome encodes:
- a CDS encoding DUF1801 domain-containing protein, with protein sequence SAASPEDLVRLYMSIQEQIKEYVSNQPEPKRSDMQELHRIILEVMPKCKLWFLDGKNSENKTVSNPNIGYGFRTIKYADGTTKEFYQIGLSANKTGISVYIFGIKDKKYLAETYGKKLGKASVSGYCIKFKTLKDIDVDILEAAIRYGVGTQKEKAQN encoded by the coding sequence GTTCGGCGGCTTCGCCAGAAGATTTAGTGAGACTTTATATGAGCATACAAGAACAAATCAAAGAGTATGTTAGCAACCAACCTGAACCAAAACGAAGCGACATGCAAGAGTTGCACCGCATCATTCTGGAAGTAATGCCAAAATGTAAATTATGGTTCTTGGATGGCAAGAACAGTGAAAACAAAACCGTTTCCAATCCCAATATAGGATATGGATTTCGTACCATAAAATATGCTGATGGGACAACCAAAGAGTTTTACCAAATTGGCTTGAGCGCAAACAAAACTGGAATCTCTGTCTACATCTTTGGTATCAAAGACAAGAAGTATTTAGCCGAGACATATGGAAAAAAACTCGGCAAGGCGAGTGTGAGCGGATATTGCATTAAGTTCAAAACGCTGAAAGATATAGACGTTGATATTCTTGAAGCGGCAATACGATATGGGGTTGGGACTCAAAAGGAAAAAGCGCAAAATTAA
- a CDS encoding class I SAM-dependent methyltransferase, with translation MQLDYGNWVRKKILLILGLCALVTGALIFIPLGSAYKAVTTVLFVILFVSFLFPLYVYVMFSQSGGKLQEKVYNIAIHYLGKGLKGNFIDIGSGNGVLAVTLAQKYEAIEVTGVDYWGTDWEYSKSVCEKNAQIVKVENRVHFQKGDAALLDFADNTFDGAISNLTFHEVKSVPDKKLVVQEALRVVKSGGSFSFIDYFFDEKYYGTALELEKFLKCLNLEHFERKHLKDVIPLPAMLQHPKILGKVGIIFGKK, from the coding sequence ATGCAGTTGGATTATGGAAATTGGGTACGAAAAAAGATTCTGCTAATTCTAGGTTTATGCGCTTTAGTAACGGGCGCTCTAATCTTTATTCCTCTTGGCTCTGCTTATAAAGCAGTTACGACAGTTCTATTTGTAATTCTTTTCGTTAGTTTTCTATTTCCCCTTTATGTTTACGTTATGTTCTCCCAGAGTGGCGGAAAACTTCAAGAAAAAGTCTATAACATTGCCATTCATTATTTGGGAAAAGGTTTGAAAGGTAATTTCATTGACATTGGTTCTGGAAATGGAGTTTTGGCTGTAACTCTTGCTCAAAAATACGAAGCCATTGAAGTTACAGGCGTTGATTATTGGGGCACAGATTGGGAATACTCAAAAAGTGTTTGCGAGAAAAATGCTCAAATTGTCAAAGTAGAAAACCGTGTGCATTTTCAAAAAGGTGACGCAGCATTGCTTGATTTTGCTGATAATACATTCGATGGCGCAATAAGCAATCTAACCTTCCATGAAGTAAAATCTGTCCCTGACAAGAAGTTGGTAGTGCAAGAAGCGTTGCGTGTTGTGAAATCAGGCGGCAGTTTCTCGTTTATTGATTATTTTTTTGATGAAAAATATTATGGAACTGCGTTGGAGTTAGAAAAATTTCTAAAATGCTTGAATTTAGAACACTTTGAGCGTAAGCACTTGAAAGATGTGATTCCGCTACCGGCAATGTTGCAACATCCCAAAATACTGGGAAAGGTTGGAATCATCTTTGGAAAGAAATAG